The region CATTTTCTTAGTCCGAGAAGGTTCTCACTGAGGATCATTCATTATATTGCTGCCCTGGGACAGACAAACAGAGCAGAAACTGTGTTCTTACATCCTCTGGTACCAGTGTTTGACTGTGTAAGGAAACATCAGTGCTGTGAAAGGCAGCTGTGAACTCAGTGTATGTGTATCACAACTGAAGCATTTCTCAGTTGGCACCAGCAGGCCCCATGTAATGACAGTTAATACCATATTACATACATCTTGTTTACCAACACTACAGGAAGTACTgcactttctttttaaactcaagGATGTACCTTTATGTCTGGCAAACATGGTCCAAAGGCTTCTAAGAGAAGAATTTCATCTCTGACTGCTTTTTCAAAGTCCGTAAAAGAAAGCTTGCCGTCATGATCATAGTCCTACAAAAGGAAAGGAACTCTTCAGCAAAGGAGGGTTACTTGTAgtaattgtttttttgtttaacagGTGTTTTATTGCCATGGTCTATTTTTAGTGTGATTGTATGCAAGAAATCATTTTCTTTGGGCCATCAGTCTCTGCTCAGACAAGATCTGTAGCATTTGCCTCTACCTGAGGTGTAAAGGGTGAAGCAAGCTCAACTATCTTATATGGCTTTGCTAATAGAATTCCAGAGAAGGCAAAACTTCAATGTGGGAAGAGGCTTAGCTGAGAATTGTACGGACAAATCTCAAGCACACATTTGCACTGAGATACAGTAGAAGTAGGAGAAAATGTTAGGTATATTCTATAGTGTATTTATGTCATGAGTCTACCTACATCCTATTCATGAGGCTGGAAGTACTTCCCCCTAGTGATTTCTACAGTAGGCATACTTCTGCCCTGTCTTTTTCACATACAACACCCAGAAGCATATGGTGCAATACGCTGAAGCCAGCCCACTTCTTTCATACTGCAGAACCTCAGCACATTCCTCTGAGGGTAGGAAAACCATCCTtgtgttttcagtatttctgcaaCTTGAACACCTCCTGTTTCTACTGATGTTAGCTTCAAACACCAACAAATGCTATGGTGAGCGTAAGTACTTCCTTAAACCACGTAAAATAAAGGCTTTAAGTGAAGATTGATGAGTGGGTATGACCAGTGTTCAAGGCACAGGGCCAAATCAAAATTTTTGAAGATCAAGCCATGGAACCATCAGAGCTGGTTAATGTGCAGGGAGCACAGGTTCTAATGGCTAGAAAAGCAGAGGGCAAGAAGCTGTGTAGACAGAGCATCCTGAACAGGAAAACCTCCCCCTGGATGCTTAAGAGAAACAGAAGTGACTGGGTACCCGCTACCTTTTACACTCCTCAGCACAAAGGAGAGCACAGCATGAGCATGTTCATTACAAATACTTTCACGTATGAAAACAGTATCATGGGACTAGTTACAACACCATTGTACCTACAGGCAGTTGCTCcaagagttaatttttctctgaGTGATGGACTCCACAGATGCATTTTGGGGTATCTAATAGTTGTTTAGTTATTTGAGATGTGCAGCAATATCCTACTTGGACAACTGCCCAGCAGCCAAATCAGATCTGGACATTTTTCAAACACATATCAGAGCTTTATTAAGTTCCCATGGAAAAGCTGAAACAGGTTTATGTACATGCTTAGTTTATAATATGTTCTTACATATATGAAGATTCATTATGTCTAGGCCATAGTGCTTGTGCTTGGACTAGCACAGGCCACTTATCAACTGCCCAGAACATGAGGGTCTTCACTTTGGACACAACCTGCAAGATAGCTGTGCATGTCGGTGCTCCAAAGATGAACAAATTGCTGAGTCATAGCTTGCTTTCTGCGAGACTACACACAGCGTTCTCAAGAACTAAGGGTAAGATGGATCTTTCAGCTGAGGGTGTGCAGAAGGGGTGGGTTTGAAAAATAGGAAAGATGGGGTTAAAAGGAGTTGGGATTCAAGACCTGGTTTTATGTGAGATTTTTTGAACACCACCATAGGAGGGGAGGTTGTATTTCTTGATTTCATGAAAATGTTGAAACACAGTCCCTGGCTGATCTGGATATCCTAGATTAATCACGTTAAGACAAGTTTTACATTGATAACCTTGAGGTTACTATTGTAATAGAATACATAAATTGGATAAAGACATTTCATTATCAATTGATAAAACACAACTGTACTTAATTATAAAGCCACTGTAGATGCCCAACACTAGAATAAATGCAGGTTACACTTTTGAATTTTCCACATTTGATTGGGCTTTTGTTTTGACTGGGCACGCATAagtgtgtatgcacacatatacatgcTAGTTTATACATAAAGTTTGTAATAGATTCATATAATAAATGAACAGTTTCATTGAGGATACTGGACTGGGACTCAATAGATGTGGATTATATCTCTGGCTCGGCTTAGGAGACTTGTTTATCTCAAGTACATAACTAAGTCTGTGGCTCAGAATCCAACTGTAAATCACAGTATTTTGTTACCTCATAGGAAAGTTCTAAGTTTCACTTAATGAAGGTTTGAAAGACACTCAAGTTTCACAGTAAGTACTTGCCATTTTCTTCAGTGCTATGTCTACCAAGTCCTTAATTCCCTCATCAGGATCTTCTTCTGATGGTTGTTTGAGAAGGCtgtttttcagcatttgaaaCATTTCTTCTCTTGAAATGTATCCATCACCATTCAGGTCGTAAACCTCAAAACAGTCTTTTTGAAAGATAAACCAATTTAAAGTACATACAAACTATATCACACACCATTAAATATGTCTGTTACATATAGACAGAAGATGAGAATTGTTATGTTGTACAGATTACCTATTGAGCCACATTTACCATATATAATATTTACATATAATTGCTTATTTAGCATTCATAGTTAAAATCTCATTCTGCTCAAACAAAATCTTCAGTTCACAGTAACTTACAGGACTTAACTTCTCTAACATTGTCTACTTAGAATATAAACAAGGTTCTGGTTTAGAAGCCCAATTTCCCATGGTGGGGACCAGCTGTCTATATCAGGACTTTACACCTGCAAAAAACAGCCTCATTATTTCAGAAGCTAGGCtagaaaagtaaagtaaaaggaaaaatgagctGTACTAGCATGGAAAAGACAAGCAAAGTACCCCTTAGTGCAAAGAGAAAATCCCTGTAAGAGTATTTTAAGGATGAGTATGCCTAAATGCTCTTCTAACTGTTTCTACCTTCCCAGAATCAGAAATCTAAAACCATAATAAACTTTACTATCCTTCACAAAACTtacttaaacaaacaaaccaacctcttCAGTTTTGGAACCTAAGAGGGGTTTTCTCCTGATAAAGACTATGTCTACAGTGAAAAAATGTACTGGCATACAGTTACGACAGACAGCACTGTCTATCACTACGCAGTAATATATAGCGCTTACGGCAGGGCTGTGTATTTTACTGCTTGTAGTTGTACTGACATACTGAATTACACCCTGGGCACACATCCTAGTGCTGTGACATCACAGGCTGCCTTCCAGATGAATTTATATAGTGCATTAGGGATTGCTGATGCTGCAACTGGGAACTATGGAAACAGCATgctgtaattttcctttttcctcacaTGCCctattttttgtgggtttttttttttctgcttgataaAATTCTCGAGTTCTTGCTAAATTTTTTTCTGCCCTATCTTTCTCCATCATTACTGTGGAGGTTCTCATGACCATCTTACAAATAGACTCCATTTTTCCATCTATGCTTCCAAGCTGAAGAACTGCTGGAATTaatgcagctgctgctgtgtcccCATTGTGCCAGCAAATTAATGTTGGCACAGGTCTTGGTTGGCTTGAGACTGTGTTATTTAGCCAAAATCACCCTTGAGCTACAtctgtttctttctaattttgTGTGAATACAAAACCAGACATTCCATCCAAACTGTATACTATAGGACAAGCTTAGTTCAAATACTTGTTTTGTAAGCAACAAAATAAGGTGGCAGCTATGATAATGCCAGTTTAGACAGAAAAACGTGTCTCAGAGAAGCTATTTTAGAACTCAGTTTCTTTGCATTAAACTATAGGGAAGAAAATATTCAATTACCAAATACTGTATAAGAGTAACTACTCAATTATAACAAAAGCAATGGGTAATTTAATAGTCATGAATTCAATGATTACTACTAAATACTGGCATACAGATGAATCTTACATTTAATCCTTTCTTCCAGTGTCCCTCGAAGAAATACTGATAAGCCTTCCACCCATTCCACCACACTGATGCAGTTATCATTGTCTCTATCAAAAGTGTGGAACACTGGGAAGTGtattagacatgttttaaatTTATGTATTAGGGAAACACAAACaaaggaatattttcttaaattcaaTGAAAATATAAACCCGTATTTTTTCTGAAGATGCTTCTCTGCTTTCACCAAGGTATGATTACCCCTCTTAAAACTTTCTAAGATGTAACAATGAAGAGGATTTTGCCCTTCAGTTTACTGATCTTTCACTCCAGAATCCTGCTGGGATAAAACATATGATCTGTTGCTTTCCTTGACTGAACAGCAGGAAGTACGCTTCCATGCAGATGTAAACCAAATAAACCAATATCCCTAACAGTAAGGCACAGCTGCATACTGAAGATTTTAATTACTAGGTTTTCTCTCAGAAAGTCTCGGAGAAAGGAATCTGCAAaacaatacataaatattttaaatatacagaaaaataacctTCTACCTTTCATGTACCAGAATTTTTTTTCCGTTCCCCTCCTTAAGAAACTTTCCATTTTGCAGCTTCAATATTCATACAGCCTGTAATATAGTACTTCAAATCCAAGATACAATTCAAAGCATCAACTACCTATAATAATCATCAATATTTTAGAATGTTAATTAGTAAGTTGGCTACAGAAACACCTCAACACGCAGAGCCAAGCATTTTGGAACTggagttttacccggtaaagcgaattattagaggtcttggggccgaaacgatctcaacctattctcaaaatTGGAAAACAGTACTGGAAAACAGTATGTTTGCTTTTGCAAAGTGAAAACATCCCTCGTGTatgtaaacattaaaataattttaagaatgtGGCTCTGTAGGGTATCTTCCAAGAAACACTTGACTTGTGGCATAAAATGGcgaaaaagttttattttatggCATTTAAATACCCCTCCTGCTAGAGAACAGGAGAAAGCTGAACCAAGGGGTGGCTCTTGGTAGACTCATGCCTCCTCCACATCCTCTCGACATCTGTACCTCACAGATCATTCATGCGACTTTCACAGCAACTGCAAATGAGGCCCTCGTTATTAATCCGTGCAAACACTATTGTTTTGAAGCAGTTACTTGGCTCATTACTCTTATCTCCCTGTATCGTTTGCCTCGCCCCTTCAGTGCTGTTGACAGCACCTCCATCGCAGAAGTTATCTCCTGTAACCGAATGCCCTTCTGGGACCTCCGAGCCCGAGGCAGAGCTGCCCGTCAGCGGCAGCAGCTCCCGGAGAAGAGGCGAGCGACGACATGCTGCCCTCTTCTGTCACGACACCGCGGTGACTGCGACAGAAACAGCCACAGGGTAGCACTACAGCTGCCTCTGGCTGGTCTCCCTTCTACCAGAGCGT is a window of Athene noctua chromosome 2, bAthNoc1.hap1.1, whole genome shotgun sequence DNA encoding:
- the CLXN gene encoding calaxin; this encodes MGRRRLRQLVDSLGRSAEHFNKSEVERLIQLFDTLVAESGSRFAAAGLSRSTFRDALYSAFGMTDDMIMDRVFHTFDRDNDNCISVVEWVEGLSVFLRGTLEERIKYCFEVYDLNGDGYISREEMFQMLKNSLLKQPSEEDPDEGIKDLVDIALKKMDYDHDGKLSFTDFEKAVRDEILLLEAFGPCLPDIKSSMAFEQKTFQDARKL